Proteins encoded in a region of the Vitis riparia cultivar Riparia Gloire de Montpellier isolate 1030 chromosome 7, EGFV_Vit.rip_1.0, whole genome shotgun sequence genome:
- the LOC117918944 gene encoding auxin-responsive protein SAUR32-like: MLEEKKMKVKKGWLAVEVGLEEEDGGFQRFVIPISYLYHPLFKRLLEKAQEVYGFHTAGPLRLPCSVDDFLHLRWRIERENGSHHNHHHHHHHLSGALSFHSC; this comes from the coding sequence ATGCTGgaggagaagaagatgaaggtgaAGAAGGGCTGGCTTGCGGTTGAAGTAGGGTTAGAGGAGGAGGATGGAGGCTTCCAGCGCTTCGTTATTCCCATATCCTACTTATACCATCCCCTCTTCAAGAGGCTCTTGGAGAAAGCTCAAGAGGTATACGGCTTCCACACGGCTGGGCCGCTGCGCCTCCCGTGTTCCGTCGATGATTTCCTCCATCTCCGGTGGCGGATTGAGAGGGAAAATGGCTCCCACcacaaccaccaccaccatcatcacCACCTCTCCGGTGCCTTGTCCTTCCACTCTTGTTGA